One stretch of Streptomyces peucetius DNA includes these proteins:
- a CDS encoding GNAT family N-acetyltransferase, whose product MGIFLHTERMALRPFTVDDLDRLVDLDSDPEVMRYINGGRPTPPDTMRTVHLPRLLHRHTGTGARGFWAAESKDTRTFLGWFEFRPLDDDSPAVVELGYRLRKAAWGRGYATEGARALIHKGFAELGVQRVTANTMAVNAGSRRVMEKSGLKYVRTYFGDWPETIDGSEHGEVEYALTRSEWEQDTSRHAG is encoded by the coding sequence ATGGGCATCTTTCTGCACACCGAACGGATGGCGCTGCGCCCGTTCACGGTCGACGACCTGGACCGCCTCGTCGACCTCGACAGCGATCCCGAGGTGATGCGATACATCAACGGTGGCCGGCCGACACCTCCGGACACCATGCGCACCGTGCACCTGCCGCGCCTGCTCCACCGTCACACAGGCACCGGAGCCCGCGGTTTCTGGGCCGCCGAGTCGAAGGACACCCGGACGTTTCTCGGCTGGTTCGAGTTCCGCCCGCTGGATGACGACAGTCCGGCGGTGGTCGAGCTCGGCTACCGGCTGCGCAAGGCGGCGTGGGGCCGGGGCTACGCCACGGAAGGCGCGAGGGCTCTGATCCACAAGGGGTTCGCGGAACTCGGTGTCCAACGGGTGACCGCCAACACGATGGCGGTCAACGCCGGTTCGCGACGCGTGATGGAGAAGTCGGGACTGAAGTACGTCCGTACCTACTTCGGAGACTGGCCCGAGACCATCGACGGCTCCGAACACGGCGAGGTCGAGTACGCCCTCACGAGGAGCGAGTGGGAGCAGGACACCTCGCGTCACGCCGGCTGA
- a CDS encoding cytochrome P450 yields MEEILRAPGKGGGGIPRYARTDLEVGKVTVPAGSLLMLDNGAANHDAAAFDDPDRFDIVRPGAASHLTFGHGARYCIGAPLARMELHVAFDQLIRRFPDMRLAVDTDDLAVRQDILTGGLVTLPVVW; encoded by the coding sequence GTGGAGGAGATTCTGCGCGCCCCCGGCAAGGGCGGTGGCGGCATACCGCGATACGCGCGCACCGACCTGGAGGTCGGCAAAGTCACCGTCCCCGCCGGAAGCCTCCTCATGCTCGACAACGGCGCCGCCAACCACGACGCCGCCGCGTTCGACGACCCGGACCGTTTCGACATCGTTCGCCCCGGCGCGGCATCCCACCTGACCTTCGGGCACGGCGCCCGCTACTGCATCGGCGCGCCGCTGGCCCGCATGGAACTCCACGTGGCCTTCGACCAGCTCATCCGCAGGTTCCCCGACATGCGGCTCGCCGTGGACACCGACGACCTCGCCGTGCGCCAGGACATCCTGACGGGCGGCCTCGTCACCCTGCCGGTCGTATGGTGA
- a CDS encoding AI-2E family transporter — protein sequence MSAMLSSMRTRAALRASARVSVELLLVLVMAGVCLWLLGRMWPVVWPLVVALFLTTLTWPLARCLRRHGWPPALAASAVTVLFLLVAAGIVALIAVPVASQSGELADGVVEGIQKLREWAAGPPLNIGDDQITGAFDAATARVQDSVGSMVTTVVTGVSTVFSGVVTAVLALFLMFFFLKDGPRFLPWLARQLPGRLATDVPTVAARSWDTLGAFVRSQAFVGLLDAVFIGLGLWILGVPLVLPLAVLTFVSAFVPIVGALFAGLVAVLIALVSNGPTDALLVLAIIVVVQQLEGNVFQPMIQSRGLGLHAAVILLAVTLGGSLAGVVGSLLAVPAAALIAVFWNYLREQLSDPPQEPASEEPHTGDAVPA from the coding sequence ATGTCTGCCATGTTGAGTTCCATGAGAACACGCGCCGCGCTTCGCGCATCGGCGCGTGTCTCCGTCGAGTTGCTACTGGTCCTCGTGATGGCCGGGGTGTGCCTGTGGCTTCTGGGCCGGATGTGGCCGGTGGTCTGGCCGCTCGTCGTGGCCCTGTTCCTCACCACACTGACCTGGCCCCTGGCCCGCTGCCTGCGCCGGCACGGGTGGCCGCCCGCCCTGGCCGCGTCGGCGGTGACCGTGCTGTTCCTCCTCGTCGCCGCAGGAATCGTGGCGCTGATCGCGGTGCCGGTGGCCTCGCAGTCCGGCGAGCTCGCCGACGGGGTGGTGGAAGGCATCCAGAAGCTGCGCGAATGGGCTGCCGGGCCGCCGCTGAACATCGGCGACGACCAGATCACAGGTGCCTTCGACGCCGCGACGGCCCGCGTCCAGGACAGCGTCGGCAGCATGGTCACCACCGTCGTCACCGGGGTGAGCACCGTGTTCAGCGGCGTGGTCACCGCCGTGCTGGCCCTCTTCCTGATGTTCTTCTTCCTCAAGGACGGCCCCCGGTTCCTGCCGTGGCTCGCCCGTCAGCTCCCCGGCCGGCTCGCCACCGACGTCCCGACCGTGGCCGCGCGCAGTTGGGACACCCTGGGCGCGTTCGTGCGGTCCCAGGCGTTCGTCGGTCTGCTCGACGCCGTCTTCATCGGTCTCGGCCTGTGGATTCTGGGGGTCCCGCTGGTACTTCCGCTGGCGGTGCTGACCTTCGTGTCCGCGTTCGTGCCGATCGTGGGCGCCCTGTTCGCCGGTCTGGTCGCCGTGCTCATCGCCCTGGTGTCGAACGGCCCCACGGACGCACTGCTCGTGCTGGCGATCATCGTCGTGGTGCAGCAGCTCGAGGGCAATGTGTTCCAGCCCATGATCCAGAGCCGTGGGCTGGGCCTGCACGCGGCGGTGATCCTGCTGGCGGTGACGCTGGGCGGCAGCCTGGCAGGTGTCGTGGGCAGCCTGCTCGCCGTACCGGCCGCCGCTCTGATCGCGGTGTTCTGGAACTATCTGCGCGAGCAGCTGAGCGACCCGCCGCAGGAGCCGGCGTCCGAGGAGCCGCACA